In Lathyrus oleraceus cultivar Zhongwan6 chromosome 2, CAAS_Psat_ZW6_1.0, whole genome shotgun sequence, the DNA window ctgtctcattgtaagaaggcccaagagtaagccatgtgaagaaaataacacaacaagttatataTAAAAAACACTCAAAAATTtaattgaaagaaacaacatcgggacgtgcacggataaaaatcgggatgcgaggatgcgaatcaaaaTCGCATAACGCAACTACTTGCAAGGCAGATGGAGATTGAAAAAGCAAACAAGAAATctagataatgtgctcaaagtCGGTTTGCACATATTAACAACAATCGAAAtgtcatatgtgattaatcaaaACGCAGCGAAATACCATCAATGtatcgataaaaataatcatggataaacaacatgggaattgttgaatccatgaattaaaatcgatgtttaacaattaaaataaaataaaagggtAAACATTATGAGGGGAttaaaacaaaatgtgaaataGAAATTAAAGTTTTGCAAAAATCAAATATGGCACACATGGGAATTGAACCCAAGACTAGGAGCTTGTCAAACCATCCCTTTTACCAACTCGGCCAGGCAGGCATCCTTGTCATATGGTCTCAAGCGCTAATACATAACATAAAAAAATGCACCAAGCCTTTTAAATAAAACACAAATTTGAAAACAGTAGCGACGGATAACCAGAGATCAGTTTTCTTTCCATTTTGAACATCAAAATTTTACAGCAAGATATTATCACAAACAAACAGGAGGCGGTATTGCTAAATGAAATCAAATCATAACAATAACCATGGTTCCCTCAGAAGGATGCAAAGCAGAATCGAAACATATAAATAAAGCTCGGAAAGGAAGCTAACCGGTTGCGGCGAGCTCGACCGACGAATATAGGTAAGCGTTTCTCCTGAACGTTTTCCCCTAACGTTACCTTTCTTCTTGTTCGTCTCTTCTGAGCCCCCGTTCGTCCTACGCTTTGTTTTTTTTGCAGAAACCTTCCTTCCTTCTTAGTGAACAGTAGCGGCACTTTGTTTTTTTTCTCAAAATTCTCCCTTCCTTGTAGGTGAACTGTGGCAGCTATCTAAAGAATTAGGGTTTTTCGGCTCTCGTCCTTATGAACAGTGGCCTctcttatatatgactcatctCCTCTCTGCTGTGTTGCTGTGTTTCCTCAGAGTAGTGGAAAATGTCTGTTCGGAAGACGTTTTGAATTTTTGTCCATATTCAACTTGTGGTCCCCTTCTCAATTCTCTTCATTTTCAAAACTTCACTGTTGGTAAGAAACAATTCACCACTGTAACTCACTTGAATATGTGTTTTCTCTTTTTTTggaattggactgatttttgtGTGTTGTTATTGCAAAAGGATATCGTGCCGTGTTGAGTTTTTAACGAGTTTGTCTCCGCTGTGAATATTCACATGCTATGGTGGAAAATCTGTATGATCAAAGACAACGAAACTCTCGGGGCCTCCGAGGGATGCAAGTTAAGACTTTCGAAGGGAATTATCTACCTCGCACTTGGAGGTGTAACTGCACCAAACGCAGAAGTATGTTAAAGGAGAAATTGGGACTGATTCTGGTGCTGTTGATACTGCTGGATGAGCTGGTCATATAAACCTGTACCAGAAACATTATTTTGAGAATTTAGTGGCCTTAATCCAATGCCAGGAGGTCCGCTGGTCTGTGAATGATACGTAGAGTTTGGAGACGGAAAAACGTCCGACCCATGTAGGTGAAGATCTTGATTGTCCACAGATGAAAAGAGACACCGTTGTTATTGGCAGAAGGAGTatgctgctgttgctgttgagtATGATTTGATGAATAAGATCCTCCCAAGCTGAAACCGGCAGACCTCCCCATGGAGAAATGCTGTGACTGCATCATTGACATAGATTTACAAGCTGATATTTAGATTACTAGCTAAAAGGTTGGAATTTCAAGCTACAGCAGAACCTATGTTTTCTTTCCCTTCCAACAAAACATTCATGCCAGTCAATTCCAATATCAGGCATCTTCAAGTGCTGAAACACGGATAGCAATATAAATGGGAGGTACATTTCACAACATGCTTCTTGTTGAATGCTCATTATATCTCTAGATGAGAGTAAGCTGAAGTTTTGGCCGGTTAGGCTGAGGTTCCACAACCTCCATGTGAATTTGTACTGTTTGCAAAATGTTGTATGAAGAACTGCCATCCATCTTTTTAATCTTTTGCTCTTGTTCATCTACATACCATTCTCCACTACCCTTTTCATCTCTTGTTGTCAAATATACAGGTCCCTCAATGCCGTATTTGGGGACAAACACAAAAAATCCATTAGATCTTATCTTTACTATCCTAGCCTCCGTATCTGTTGGCCTCTTTCGGAAATAAATGAGAGTATGCAGCTCTACAGATGCCCGCCCTGCCATCTGAGCATTTCTGTGCCTATAATTTAAATTGTCTGCAATACTAGTGAGCTGTAGCCTGTCTTGAAATACAAATGGCAACTTGGATATTCCTATAGAAGCAACAAGTAGCCTGTATACAATGACATCTGCATATCTTCTTATAGGTGATGTGAAATGGGTAGCCCTTTGCCCGCGAGATTTGGAATTTGGAGACTTTGATAACTTTGAATTTCTGGTTAAGTATATATTTCCAGAACCATTTTTACTTAAATATTCTTTTGTTTTTACTTCAGAAATGTGAGGTTCCTCTTGGCTACATAAAGACCCAACAACGGCCACTGAGGGGTCCTGCAAATTCTTCAAAATTAAAGGTTGAGGTAATTGCACAGATTTATCGATAGACTTTCCAGAACCATTGGTTGTGAAAAAATCATCCCCTGGTGATGGACATGAACTTCTATGTAGTCTTAACCTACTCTGAATGTTACTTTCTTGTTCAGTTTGGCAGAAATCACCATCTTTAACAATATTCCGCCTACTTCCGTTGATACAATCAGAGGTTTTGCTTACATCCTTTAACTCAACATGAGAACATGGTTGATTAATATCAGATACTTCAACCACTTTGTATCTTCCTGAGGAGCTGTCTAAGTTTAATAATTCACTACTATGTTCTGCCTGGCTAGAAGTTCTATGTATGCTTAATCTTTTATCATAGACACTGCTTCCAACGTCCTTGTTTTGAAAATCTATTAAATTTGGCTCCTGAACCCCACAACTTCCATTTATAAAAGAAGGCCGGCTGATAAGCTCCATTTCCTCATTCAAATCATTAAGTGGAGGACCATGTTCCTTTTCTACAGAAAAACTACGGATACTCAAAGAGTTAAACTTCTGGGATGAACTTTTAGATCTTGTTTTACGGCCAGTGTAATTAGAACTGTGGTCTTTTCGAGTTAGACAACCCCCTTTTCTCATTTCTTCCGTCAAACAACTTCGGTTGTTTGGGTGAAACTCATTGACCAAGCCTAACTCCTTGATATGATCTTCCTGTAGAGATGGTGGTGCAGAACATGCAGCTCCAGCAGTACAATCCCCAACATTATCACCATCTACTGACAATGGTTTGGACGCTtttgcactgttacattgctCCAGAGCTTTCTGCCTTGACCTTGATCTATGCAACTTGGAAAATGACACTGCCGAATCAAGGAAACTCTCTGAGACTCTTTGTTCTATCTGATTCTGAGGTGAAACAACAACTGAATCCAATTCTAGAGGACCACTTGAGGCACATCCAACATTACTAACTGAGCAATCTGGAAAATTAGAAAGCCTTCCCCCTGTATCATGGTCTTTTTTTAATATCATCGACTTCATTACGCAAATCGTCAGATACAACATCCAGATTATTGTACTGACTGCAATGTCACCAACCGAAGGAACTCCAAATTGTGCTTGTGATGGTTGGTCTTGATAAACAGTATCATCTTTGAATAGATCTTTGGGATCTGAGGGGAAAGAGGAGTGAGCGGCGGAGTTATTGAGCCATGGAGGAGGGGAAATTCCATTGAGAATGAGTAGGTAACGAAGATTGTCCTCCCAGAGAAGCGATTCCTGACGAACTTGCTCGATGAATTGCTTTTTTCGTTCGAAGATCTTGACGAAGAGCTTATCCGTCGCCGACATTGGTCACGTCTTCAGCACCGGACGGTGGAGTGAGGAGAGAGAAAGGTCTGGTTTTTAAACACttgtgatgaatgttatggtGCAACTTAGAGTGAAGATGAGTGTCATCCTTCTTAACTTCATAAGATATTTTGTTTGAAGACAACTAATTGATTGATACCGTAGAAGACTCGTCTTTCGTTGAAATTGTACAATGTTTTTTTT includes these proteins:
- the LOC127119685 gene encoding uncharacterized protein LOC127119685, which codes for MSATDKLFVKIFERKKQFIEQVRQESLLWEDNLRYLLILNGISPPPWLNNSAAHSSFPSDPKDLFKDDTVYQDQPSQAQFGVPSVGDIAVSTIIWMLYLTICVMKSMILKKDHDTGGRLSNFPDCSVSNVGCASSGPLELDSVVVSPQNQIEQRVSESFLDSAVSFSKLHRSRSRQKALEQCNSAKASKPLSVDGDNVGDCTAGAACSAPPSLQEDHIKELGLVNEFHPNNRSCLTEEMRKGGCLTRKDHSSNYTGRKTRSKSSSQKFNSLSIRSFSVEKEHGPPLNDLNEEMELISRPSFINGSCGVQEPNLIDFQNKDVGSSVYDKRLSIHRTSSQAEHSSELLNLDSSSGRYKVVEVSDINQPCSHVELKDVSKTSDCINGSRRNIVKDGDFCQTEQESNIQSRLRLHRSSCPSPGDDFFTTNGSGKSIDKSVQLPQPLILKNLQDPSVAVVGSLCSQEEPHISEVKTKEYLSKNGSGNIYLTRNSKLSKSPNSKSRGQRATHFTSPIRRYADVIVYRLLVASIGISKLPFVFQDRLQLTSIADNLNYRHRNAQMAGRASVELHTLIYFRKRPTDTEARIVKIRSNGFFVFVPKYGIEGPVYLTTRDEKGSGEWYVDEQEQKIKKMDGSSSYNILQTVQIHMEVVEPQPNRPKLQLTLI